A window of the Capricornis sumatraensis isolate serow.1 chromosome 9, serow.2, whole genome shotgun sequence genome harbors these coding sequences:
- the PRR7 gene encoding proline-rich protein 7 codes for MVMSQGTYTFLTCFAGFWLIWGLIVLLCCFCSFLRRRLKRRQEERLREQNLRALELEPLELEGSLAGSPPGLAPPPPPHRGRLEAPAHAHQHVHVHPLLHHGPAQPHAHPHAHHHALPHPPPPHLSVPPRPWSYPRQAESDMSKPPCYEEAVMMAEPPPPYSEVLTDTRGLYRKIVTPFLSRRDSAEKQEQPPPSYKPLFLDRGYTSALHLPSAPRPAPPCPALCLQADRGRRVFPSWTDSELSSREPLEHGAWRLPVSIPLFGRTTAV; via the exons ATGGTTATGTCCCAGGGCACCTACACGTTCCTCACGTGCTTTGCCGGTTTCTGGCTCATCTGGGGTCTCATCGTCCTACTCTGCTGCTTTTGCAGCTTCCTGCGCCGCCGCCTCAAACGGCGCCAGGAGGAGCGGCTGCGTGAGCAGAACCTGCGCGCCCTTGAGCTGGAGCCCCTTGAGCTTGAGGGCAGCCTGGCAGGGAGCCCCCCGGGCCTGGCGCCCCCGCCACCCCCTCACCGCGGCCGTCTTGAGGCGCCGGCGCACGCCCACCAGCACGTGCACGTGCACCCGCTGCTGCACCACGGGCCCGCGCAGCCACACGCGCACCCGCACGCACACCACCACGCGCTTCCGCACCCGCCGCCGCCGCACCTATCCGTGCCGCCTCGGCCCTGGAGCTACCCCCGCCAAG CGGAATCGGACATGTCCAAGCCACCGTGCTACGAAGAGGCGGTGATGATGGCCGAGCCGCCGCCGCCCTACAGCGAGGTGCTCACGGACACGCGCGGCCTCTACCGCAAGATCGTTACGCCCTTTCTGAGCCGCCGCGACAGCGCGGAGAAACAGGAGCAGCCGCCGCCCAGCTACAAGCCGCTCTTCTTAGACCGGGGCTACACGTCGGCTCTGCATCTGCCAAGTGCCCCACGGCCCGCGCCGCCCTGCCCTGCGCTCTGTCTGCAGGCGGACCGCGGCCGCCGGGTCTTCCCCAGCTGGACCGACTCAGAGCTCAGCAGCCGAGAGCCACTGGAGCACGGAGCTTGGCGCCTGCCGGTCTCCATCCCCTTGTTCGGGAGGACTACAGCCGTATAG